The Candidatus Edwardsbacteria bacterium sequence CGGCAAATTACGGCCCTATGTGATTCCGGATGTATTTGTGATTATGCCGAATCATATTCATGGGATATTGATAATAAACGATGATGACCATTGCAGGGGCACGATGCATCGTGCCCCTACGGGTACAACCGAACATTTTGGTAAACCCGTCGCCGGATCATTGCCGACCATCATCCGTTGTTACACCGCGGCGGTGACCCGTCATATAAATAAATTGCGTAATGCCCCGGATCATAAAATATGGCAACGAAATTATTACGAACAGGTCATCCGAAACGATAAATCATACGATAAAATCAGACAATATATAATTGAGAACCCTTTATATTGGGCGCAGGACGACGAAAATCCCAGCCGGGCGATCACAAAATAAACGCCTTTCCTAACAGATCATGAAAACCATAATAGTCATAACACTAATAATTCTTTTTCCCCCCATCCTAGCCGTTGCCTCCTTTGAAGAGTTCCAGACCGATGCCCGGATCTACGGCCTGGCCGGGGCCGGGGTGGCGCTATCCGACCTGACCGGCAGCGATCTGTATAATCCGGCACTCCCGGCCCTGGCCCCGGACCTCTCTGCCTGCAGCGGCAGCTCGATCCCATTCGGGCTGACAGATCTGACGGCCTTCTCCGGAGCCTATGCCCAT is a genomic window containing:
- a CDS encoding transposase; translated protein: MSVNNPKHKRRSIRLPGYNYSREGAYYITICAQDRKCIFGEITDGLMVLNPFGEIARNEWIKTGKLRPYVIPDVFVIMPNHIHGILIINDDDHCRGTMHRAPTGTTEHFGKPVAGSLPTIIRCYTAAVTRHINKLRNAPDHKIWQRNYYEQVIRNDKSYDKIRQYIIENPLYWAQDDENPSRAITK